One window from the genome of Cucumis melo cultivar AY chromosome 10, USDA_Cmelo_AY_1.0, whole genome shotgun sequence encodes:
- the LOC103488911 gene encoding uncharacterized protein LOC103488911 isoform X1, with translation MDDVTASSGSLINGPPSHTPSSFSSTIFTNYPLISALLAFAIAQSIKFFTSWYKERRWDFKKLVGSGGMPSSHSSTVSALAIAIGLQEGFGASVFAVALILACVVMYDATGVRLQAGRQAEVLNQIVYELPAEHPLAESRPLRELLGHTPPQVSIKMTFYSYSWRLAWYCHLFYWPFDDHNDKVLNIVLK, from the exons ATGGATGATGTGACGGCTTCTTCAGGGTCGTTGATCAACGGGCCTCCTTCGCACACcccctcttctttttcttccaccATTTTTACCAATTACCCTCTCATTTCTGCTCTCCTTGCCTTCGCTATTGCCCAGTCCATCAAGTTCTTCACCTCCTG GTATAAGGAAAGACGATGGGATTTTAAGAAACTAGTAGGATCCGGTGGAATGCCTTCATCTCATTCTTCAACTGTTTCTGCTCTTGCTATAGCTATTGGGCTCCAAGAAGGCTTTGGAGCATCAGTCTTTGCTGTTGCATTGATCCTAGCATGTGTT GTAATGTACGATGCAACTGGTGTGAGATTACAAGCTGGACGCCAAGCAGAG GTTTTGAATCAAATTGTTTATGAGCTTCCTGCTGAGCATCCTTTGGCTGAGAGCAGACCATTGCGAGAACTTCTTGGACACACCCCTCCCCAGGTTTCCATTAAGATGACATTCTACA GTTATAGCTGGAGGCTTGCTTGGTATTGTCACCTCTTCTATTGGCCATTTGATGATCATAATGACAAGGTCTTGAACATTGTGCTGAAGTAG
- the LOC103488910 gene encoding ATP-dependent DNA helicase Q-like 5 isoform X2, producing the protein MNSDSDSDSDASHVSATPPRASKPPPSSSSSTLFTSSSKPNPNFSKASSSLPRMANSKHLKPSSRVAKQPPIPDAKHSEKESSPDWTPLPTLPYQIRRVSDQSRAISSSESMEMLPAGFFSKSPSFMKFRRSSLNFETSEDNRTLLEPIQLNNAESEIAGCSTADWGMKDEVFSLGNRVKSVRKHPNLIGTHVSVPPIKVRKCGGEGNFVKLNMNGGKRKFVKKLNRRKYGDRSSYRPRRKTKTNLKTENCEEAASFCDEDGLVTETTQHPQKQGNGGGKFDPTTIEETISNVRNDPSDDNLVQLLTLAYGYDSFQDGQLEAIKMVLAGKSTIVVLPTGAGKSICYQIPAMILPGITVVVSPLVALMIDQLKQLPPVIQGAVLCSGQRSEEVAETVRLLIQGTIKVLFVSPERFQNTDFLSIFSSSLVVSLLVVDEAHCISEWSHNFRPSYMRLRASLLRAELNVNCILAMTATATTSTMQAIMTALEIPSDNLILRTTVRKNLQLSASMSTNRVKDLLRLIKSSPISEVQSIIIYCKFQSETDLVSRYLSDNGISAKSYHSGLLAKDRKRIQENFCSNKIRVVVATVAFGMGLDKRDVGAVIHYSMPESLEEYVQEIGRAGRDGRLSYCHLFLDNDTYFKLRSLMHSDGVDEYNINKFLSEVFSGNNSLCGKVYSIVKEPASRKFDMKEEVMITILTYLELGEMHYMRLLPQLNVTCSLNFHKTSPAMLADKDIVVAEILKKSETKQGQHVFDMLTVVNSIGISATSLSNHLQNLKLKGEVTYEMKDLAYCYTILKTPEDFCSLSAHLRKWLSEIQTSKLRKLDAMFDAVTCAINLCGKKTEACCNFEQTPCLEEKICSYFQEGDTYDTPNKMSQSSPFLRADIKVFLQSNSQAKFTPRAVARIMHGIGSPAYPSTVWSRTHFWKKESPTL; encoded by the exons ATGAATTCCGATTCAGACTCAGATTCCGATGCATCTCACGTCTCCGCCACTCCACCCAGAGCTTCAAAGCCGCCGCCGTCGTCTTCTTCGTCTACTCTCTTCACTTCATCCTCAAAACCTAATCCTAACTTCAGCAAAGCCTCTTCTTCACTCCCGCGTATGGCCAATTCGAAACACCTAAAACCCTCATCCAGAGTTGCTAAACAGCCTCCAATACCTGATGCGAAGCATTCCGAGAAAGAATCGTCTCCCGATTGGACTCCTCTTCCGACTCTGCCGTATCAAATCCGACGGGTGTCTGATCAGAGTCGCGCAATTTCGTCCTCCGAATCCATGGAGATGCTTCCAGCTGGGTTCTTCTCAAAGTCGCCTTCCTTCATGAAATTTCGTCGATCCAGTCTTAATTTTGAGACTTCTGAGGATAATCGGACTTTGTTGGAGCCGATTCAGCTGAACAATGCTGAAAGTGAGATTGCTGGTTGTTCAACGGCTGATTGGGGGATGAAAGATGAAGTTTTTAGTCTCGGGAATCGGGTGAAATCCGTTAGGAAACATCCTAACTTGATTGGAACTCACGTTTCTGTTCCGCCAATCAAAGTGCGCAAATGTGGAGGTGAAGGCAACTTCGTGAAGCTTAACATGAACGGTGGGAAACGGAAATTTGTTAAGAAATTAAACCGGAGAAAGTATGGCGATCGGAGTAGTTACCGGCCACGTAGAAAGACTAAGACGAACCTAAAAACTGAAAATTGCGAAGAGGCGGCTAGTTTCTGCGACGAGGATGGTTTGGTTACAGAAACAACGCAGCATCCTCAGAAGCAGGGCAATGGAGGTGGGAAATTTGATCCGACTACCATTGAAGAGACTATATCCAATGTGCGAAATGACCCATCTGATGATAACTTGGTGCAGTTGTTGACGTTAGCTTATGGATACGATTCTTTCCAAGATGGGCAGTTAGAGGCGATCAAAATGGTGCTGGCCGGTAAATCAACAATTGTCGTTTTGCCCACTGGTGCTGGAAAATCAATTTGTTATCAAATACCGGCAATGATTCTACCTGGGATAACCGTTGTTGTTAGTCCTTTGGTGGCATTAATGATAGATCAGCTAAAACAATTGCCACCTGTAATTCAGGGTGCCGTCTTATGCAGCGGTCAG AGATCTGAAGAAGTAGCTGAAACAGTAAGGCTGCTTATCCAAGGGACTATTAAG GTTCTCTTTGTTTCACCCGAAAGGTTTCAGAACACAGATTTTCTGTCAATATTTTCTAGCAGCTTAGTGGTATCGCTTCTTGTGGTGGATGAAGCTCACTGTATATCTGAATG GTCTCACAACTTTCGACCTTCATATATGAGGCTAAGAGCATCTCTACTTCGAGCTGAACTCAATGTTAACTGCATTCTTGCAATGACAGCAACGGCAACTACTTCAACTATGCAAGCAATTATGACTGCGTTAGAAATTCCTTCTGACAATCTCATTCTAAGAACTACAGTAAGGAAAAATCTACAATTGTCTGCGTCAATGAGTACAAACAG AGTGAAAGATCTACTGAGGCTAATCAAGTCTTCTCCCATATCTGAAGTCCAGAGCATTATTATCTACTGCAAGTTTCAG TCAGAAACTGATTTGGTAAGCAGATACTTATCTGATAATGGCATCTCCGCAAAG AGTTATCACAGTGGTCTTCTTGCTAAAGATCGCAAACGCATACAAGAGAACTTTTGTTCAAACAAGATTAGAGTG GTTGTTGCAACTGTGGCTTTCGGCATGGGACTTGACAAGAGGGACGTCGGTGCT GTGATCCACTACAGCATGCCGGAAAGCTTGGAGGAGTATGTTCAA GAGATAGGGCGTGCTGGCCGGGATGGTAGATTATCCTACTGTCATTTATTTCTTGACAATGACACATATTTCAAGCTTCGAAGTCTTATGCACAG TGATGGAGTCGATGAATACAACATAAACAAATTCCTCAGTGAAGTGTTCTCTGGTAACAATAGTTTGTGTGGAAAGGTGTATTCAATAGTCAAAGAACCTGCATCACGTAAATTTGACATGAAAGAAGAG GTGATGATTACTATTCTAACATACTTGGAGCTGGGAGAAATGCATTATATGCGCTTACTTCCTCAATTAAATGTGACGTGCTCTTTGAATTTTCACAAG ACTTCACCAGCGATGCTTGCTGACAAAGATATCGTTGTTGCAGAAATTTTGAAGAA GTCTGAAACTAAGCAAGGGCAGCATGTTTTTGACATGCTCACGGTGGTCAATAGTATTGGGATTTCAGCTACCAGTCTCTCAAATCATTTGCAAAATCTCAAG TTGAAGGGAGAAGTAACGTACGAGATGAAGGATCTGGCCTACTGTTATACAATTTTGAAAACCCCTGAAGATTTTTGTTCTCTGTCAGCGCATCTTAGAAAATGGTTGTCCGAGATCCAGACTAGTAAG CTTAGAAAGCTGGATGCCATGTTTGATGCGGTGACTTGTGCTATAAATTTGTGTGGAAAGAAGACCGAAGCCTGCTGTAACTTCGAGCAGACTCCATGCTTAGAAGAAAAGATTTGTTCTTATTTCCAGGAGGGTGATACTTATGATACTCCAAATAAAATGAGCCAGAGCAG CCCATTCCTCCGAGCAGATATAAAA GTTTTTCTACAGAGCAACTCACAAGCAAAATTCACTCCCAGAGCCGTTGCAAGGATTATGCATGGCATTGGAAGCCCAGCTTATCCTTCTACAGTTTGGTCAAGAACGCATTTCTG GAAGAAAGAAAGTCCGACACTGTAA
- the LOC103488911 gene encoding uncharacterized protein LOC103488911 isoform X2 translates to MDDVTASSGSLINGPPSHTPSSFSSTIFTNYPLISALLAFAIAQSIKFFTSWYKERRWDFKKLVGSGGMPSSHSSTVSALAIAIGLQEGFGASVFAVALILACVVMYDATGVRLQAGRQAEVLNQIVYELPAEHPLAESRPLRELLGHTPPQVIAGGLLGIVTSSIGHLMIIMTRS, encoded by the exons ATGGATGATGTGACGGCTTCTTCAGGGTCGTTGATCAACGGGCCTCCTTCGCACACcccctcttctttttcttccaccATTTTTACCAATTACCCTCTCATTTCTGCTCTCCTTGCCTTCGCTATTGCCCAGTCCATCAAGTTCTTCACCTCCTG GTATAAGGAAAGACGATGGGATTTTAAGAAACTAGTAGGATCCGGTGGAATGCCTTCATCTCATTCTTCAACTGTTTCTGCTCTTGCTATAGCTATTGGGCTCCAAGAAGGCTTTGGAGCATCAGTCTTTGCTGTTGCATTGATCCTAGCATGTGTT GTAATGTACGATGCAACTGGTGTGAGATTACAAGCTGGACGCCAAGCAGAG GTTTTGAATCAAATTGTTTATGAGCTTCCTGCTGAGCATCCTTTGGCTGAGAGCAGACCATTGCGAGAACTTCTTGGACACACCCCTCCCCAG GTTATAGCTGGAGGCTTGCTTGGTATTGTCACCTCTTCTATTGGCCATTTGATGATCATAATGACAAGGTCTTGA
- the LOC103488910 gene encoding ATP-dependent DNA helicase Q-like 5 isoform X1, translated as MNSDSDSDSDASHVSATPPRASKPPPSSSSSTLFTSSSKPNPNFSKASSSLPRMANSKHLKPSSRVAKQPPIPDAKHSEKESSPDWTPLPTLPYQIRRVSDQSRAISSSESMEMLPAGFFSKSPSFMKFRRSSLNFETSEDNRTLLEPIQLNNAESEIAGCSTADWGMKDEVFSLGNRVKSVRKHPNLIGTHVSVPPIKVRKCGGEGNFVKLNMNGGKRKFVKKLNRRKYGDRSSYRPRRKTKTNLKTENCEEAASFCDEDGLVTETTQHPQKQGNGGGKFDPTTIEETISNVRNDPSDDNLVQLLTLAYGYDSFQDGQLEAIKMVLAGKSTIVVLPTGAGKSICYQIPAMILPGITVVVSPLVALMIDQLKQLPPVIQGAVLCSGQRSEEVAETVRLLIQGTIKVLFVSPERFQNTDFLSIFSSSLVVSLLVVDEAHCISEWSHNFRPSYMRLRASLLRAELNVNCILAMTATATTSTMQAIMTALEIPSDNLILRTTVRKNLQLSASMSTNRVKDLLRLIKSSPISEVQSIIIYCKFQSETDLVSRYLSDNGISAKSYHSGLLAKDRKRIQENFCSNKIRVVVATVAFGMGLDKRDVGAVIHYSMPESLEEYVQEIGRAGRDGRLSYCHLFLDNDTYFKLRSLMHSDGVDEYNINKFLSEVFSGNNSLCGKVYSIVKEPASRKFDMKEEVMITILTYLELGEMHYMRLLPQLNVTCSLNFHKTSPAMLADKDIVVAEILKKSETKQGQHVFDMLTVVNSIGISATSLSNHLQNLKLKGEVTYEMKDLAYCYTILKTPEDFCSLSAHLRKWLSEIQTSKLRKLDAMFDAVTCAINLCGKKTEACCNFEQTPCLEEKICSYFQEGDTYDTPNKMSQSSPFLRADIKVFLQSNSQAKFTPRAVARIMHGIGSPAYPSTVWSRTHFWGRYTHVNFEAVMEAATIELVNIVGKDAAS; from the exons ATGAATTCCGATTCAGACTCAGATTCCGATGCATCTCACGTCTCCGCCACTCCACCCAGAGCTTCAAAGCCGCCGCCGTCGTCTTCTTCGTCTACTCTCTTCACTTCATCCTCAAAACCTAATCCTAACTTCAGCAAAGCCTCTTCTTCACTCCCGCGTATGGCCAATTCGAAACACCTAAAACCCTCATCCAGAGTTGCTAAACAGCCTCCAATACCTGATGCGAAGCATTCCGAGAAAGAATCGTCTCCCGATTGGACTCCTCTTCCGACTCTGCCGTATCAAATCCGACGGGTGTCTGATCAGAGTCGCGCAATTTCGTCCTCCGAATCCATGGAGATGCTTCCAGCTGGGTTCTTCTCAAAGTCGCCTTCCTTCATGAAATTTCGTCGATCCAGTCTTAATTTTGAGACTTCTGAGGATAATCGGACTTTGTTGGAGCCGATTCAGCTGAACAATGCTGAAAGTGAGATTGCTGGTTGTTCAACGGCTGATTGGGGGATGAAAGATGAAGTTTTTAGTCTCGGGAATCGGGTGAAATCCGTTAGGAAACATCCTAACTTGATTGGAACTCACGTTTCTGTTCCGCCAATCAAAGTGCGCAAATGTGGAGGTGAAGGCAACTTCGTGAAGCTTAACATGAACGGTGGGAAACGGAAATTTGTTAAGAAATTAAACCGGAGAAAGTATGGCGATCGGAGTAGTTACCGGCCACGTAGAAAGACTAAGACGAACCTAAAAACTGAAAATTGCGAAGAGGCGGCTAGTTTCTGCGACGAGGATGGTTTGGTTACAGAAACAACGCAGCATCCTCAGAAGCAGGGCAATGGAGGTGGGAAATTTGATCCGACTACCATTGAAGAGACTATATCCAATGTGCGAAATGACCCATCTGATGATAACTTGGTGCAGTTGTTGACGTTAGCTTATGGATACGATTCTTTCCAAGATGGGCAGTTAGAGGCGATCAAAATGGTGCTGGCCGGTAAATCAACAATTGTCGTTTTGCCCACTGGTGCTGGAAAATCAATTTGTTATCAAATACCGGCAATGATTCTACCTGGGATAACCGTTGTTGTTAGTCCTTTGGTGGCATTAATGATAGATCAGCTAAAACAATTGCCACCTGTAATTCAGGGTGCCGTCTTATGCAGCGGTCAG AGATCTGAAGAAGTAGCTGAAACAGTAAGGCTGCTTATCCAAGGGACTATTAAG GTTCTCTTTGTTTCACCCGAAAGGTTTCAGAACACAGATTTTCTGTCAATATTTTCTAGCAGCTTAGTGGTATCGCTTCTTGTGGTGGATGAAGCTCACTGTATATCTGAATG GTCTCACAACTTTCGACCTTCATATATGAGGCTAAGAGCATCTCTACTTCGAGCTGAACTCAATGTTAACTGCATTCTTGCAATGACAGCAACGGCAACTACTTCAACTATGCAAGCAATTATGACTGCGTTAGAAATTCCTTCTGACAATCTCATTCTAAGAACTACAGTAAGGAAAAATCTACAATTGTCTGCGTCAATGAGTACAAACAG AGTGAAAGATCTACTGAGGCTAATCAAGTCTTCTCCCATATCTGAAGTCCAGAGCATTATTATCTACTGCAAGTTTCAG TCAGAAACTGATTTGGTAAGCAGATACTTATCTGATAATGGCATCTCCGCAAAG AGTTATCACAGTGGTCTTCTTGCTAAAGATCGCAAACGCATACAAGAGAACTTTTGTTCAAACAAGATTAGAGTG GTTGTTGCAACTGTGGCTTTCGGCATGGGACTTGACAAGAGGGACGTCGGTGCT GTGATCCACTACAGCATGCCGGAAAGCTTGGAGGAGTATGTTCAA GAGATAGGGCGTGCTGGCCGGGATGGTAGATTATCCTACTGTCATTTATTTCTTGACAATGACACATATTTCAAGCTTCGAAGTCTTATGCACAG TGATGGAGTCGATGAATACAACATAAACAAATTCCTCAGTGAAGTGTTCTCTGGTAACAATAGTTTGTGTGGAAAGGTGTATTCAATAGTCAAAGAACCTGCATCACGTAAATTTGACATGAAAGAAGAG GTGATGATTACTATTCTAACATACTTGGAGCTGGGAGAAATGCATTATATGCGCTTACTTCCTCAATTAAATGTGACGTGCTCTTTGAATTTTCACAAG ACTTCACCAGCGATGCTTGCTGACAAAGATATCGTTGTTGCAGAAATTTTGAAGAA GTCTGAAACTAAGCAAGGGCAGCATGTTTTTGACATGCTCACGGTGGTCAATAGTATTGGGATTTCAGCTACCAGTCTCTCAAATCATTTGCAAAATCTCAAG TTGAAGGGAGAAGTAACGTACGAGATGAAGGATCTGGCCTACTGTTATACAATTTTGAAAACCCCTGAAGATTTTTGTTCTCTGTCAGCGCATCTTAGAAAATGGTTGTCCGAGATCCAGACTAGTAAG CTTAGAAAGCTGGATGCCATGTTTGATGCGGTGACTTGTGCTATAAATTTGTGTGGAAAGAAGACCGAAGCCTGCTGTAACTTCGAGCAGACTCCATGCTTAGAAGAAAAGATTTGTTCTTATTTCCAGGAGGGTGATACTTATGATACTCCAAATAAAATGAGCCAGAGCAG CCCATTCCTCCGAGCAGATATAAAA GTTTTTCTACAGAGCAACTCACAAGCAAAATTCACTCCCAGAGCCGTTGCAAGGATTATGCATGGCATTGGAAGCCCAGCTTATCCTTCTACAGTTTGGTCAAGAACGCATTTCTG GGGTAGGTATACACATGTCAATTTCGAGGCAGTAATGGAAGCAGCGACGATTGAGCTCGTGAATATTGTCGGGAAGGATGCTGCATCCTAG